The following are from one region of the Deltaproteobacteria bacterium genome:
- a CDS encoding membrane integrity-associated transporter subunit PqiC gives MTKKSTLSVFLAGLLVFLSVLPGCLSRSYVEKHTYMLDVSRDGEVAPPENGIVLRVRKLRISPQYEGTGFVYRTGDLSYQSDFYNEFFTSPDSMITEEVLAWLAKSGLFQHVVDYTDQMESTYVVEGTITDLYGDYSRGTQAKGVMAVELFFIEDVAGRSRILLQKRYRREIPLKGDSPEALVEGWNKALQHILRQFESDLRETLSHKS, from the coding sequence ATGACGAAAAAGAGTACCCTCTCGGTGTTTCTCGCCGGGCTTCTTGTATTCCTTTCGGTCCTGCCGGGTTGCCTCAGCAGGAGTTACGTAGAAAAGCATACCTATATGCTGGACGTTTCACGGGACGGAGAGGTCGCACCCCCTGAAAACGGCATCGTACTGAGGGTCCGGAAGCTCCGCATCTCTCCCCAGTACGAAGGCACGGGGTTTGTCTATCGAACGGGCGATTTGAGTTACCAGTCGGACTTCTACAACGAATTTTTCACTTCACCGGACTCGATGATAACCGAGGAAGTCCTCGCATGGCTGGCAAAATCAGGGCTCTTCCAGCACGTTGTGGACTACACCGACCAGATGGAGTCCACCTACGTCGTCGAGGGGACGATCACCGATCTTTATGGGGACTACAGCAGGGGGACTCAAGCCAAGGGCGTCATGGCAGTGGAGCTCTTCTTCATAGAGGACGTTGCGGGACGTTCCAGGATCCTTCTTCAGAAGCGTTATCGTAGAGAAATCCCCCTCAAAGGAGACTCCCCGGAGGCTCTGGTGGAAGGCTGGAACAAAGCCCTCCAGCACATCCTCAGACAGTTTGAGAGCGATCTGAGAGAGACTCTCTCCCATAAGTCCTAG
- a CDS encoding HdeD family acid-resistance protein — protein sequence MAQNNTEIMAAEQNEVFGEVRKHWGWLLGLGIVFVILGIIGLGMTFGLTMASVLFVGVLILIGGGLQLFDSFKCKGWKSILWHVIIAFLYIFAGIVIITHPLLASTLFTAMLAIGILAVGILRIIMAIELRSSKGWGWVLFSGIISVLLGLVILSHWPVSGLWVIGLLIAIEMIVHGWSYIIMALTVRSIAR from the coding sequence ATGGCACAAAACAACACGGAAATTATGGCGGCAGAACAGAATGAGGTCTTCGGAGAGGTCAGGAAGCATTGGGGCTGGCTGCTCGGGCTCGGCATCGTATTTGTCATCCTCGGCATCATCGGGCTCGGTATGACTTTCGGTCTGACCATGGCCAGCGTGCTCTTCGTTGGCGTACTCATACTGATCGGCGGCGGTCTTCAACTCTTTGATTCGTTCAAGTGCAAAGGGTGGAAGAGCATACTCTGGCATGTTATCATCGCGTTTCTCTATATCTTTGCCGGCATCGTCATCATCACTCATCCGCTCCTCGCCTCGACCCTTTTCACGGCGATGCTTGCCATAGGGATCCTCGCCGTGGGTATCCTGCGCATCATCATGGCGATCGAGCTGCGGAGTTCCAAGGGATGGGGGTGGGTGCTCTTCAGCGGCATCATCTCCGTGCTGCTGGGTCTTGTGATCCTTTCCCACTGGCCGGTTTCAGGCCTTTGGGTCATCGGCTTACTGATAGCAATAGAAATGATCGTTCACGGCTGGTCGTATATCATCATGGCCTTGACCGTCAGGAGCATCGCCCGGTAG
- a CDS encoding response regulator → MPREWTWVLETIRRILLTGDEAEFVRTLGRHLKRERFLLEEKCDYGAARRRIEDSRRSPFDLIVMVGTVPTPGMYEFLDWVKKVHPQTSVLLLSGIGFDQRAAETMRPDMDGHGQQPITPKEMIALIRRIDRNRRRISRR, encoded by the coding sequence ATGCCGAGGGAGTGGACCTGGGTGCTTGAAACCATAAGACGGATTCTATTGACCGGAGATGAAGCAGAGTTTGTGAGAACCCTGGGCCGACACTTGAAAAGAGAGCGGTTTTTGCTGGAGGAGAAGTGCGACTATGGGGCAGCTCGTAGAAGAATCGAAGACTCCCGCAGGAGTCCCTTCGACCTGATCGTCATGGTTGGGACCGTACCGACCCCGGGAATGTACGAGTTCTTAGATTGGGTCAAGAAGGTCCATCCTCAAACTTCGGTTCTGCTCTTATCGGGCATCGGTTTCGACCAACGAGCAGCGGAGACCATGAGACCGGACATGGACGGCCATGGCCAGCAGCCTATCACCCCGAAAGAGATGATAGCGCTGATCCGCAGGATCGACCGCAACCGAAGACGAATCTCGAGGAGATAA
- a CDS encoding PAS domain S-box protein — translation MAARFGYEESEQRAGDEVSKRPRRLEELVKERTAELQREIDRRKKTEAELRKLSRAVEESPASVVITDTMGTIEYVNKKFARLTGYTAGEAIGQNPSILKSGRQSPGFYQELWETITHGNEWRGEFLNKKKNGDLYWEAASISPIKNDRGTITHFVGVKEDITDRKGAEEALRRAHEELEQYVKERTEELVRANEQLRREVEERKRAEDALRESEARFRQLAENIEDVFWLRSADLTEVFYVSPAYEKVWGRTCRSLYDRHMIWFEGVHPDDREHVKNALMRVRVEESGFEHRIVRPDGSARWVRIRSFPIRDESGKVYRIAGIASDVTEEKRLRQESERRQQQIIQADRLSSLGQVVAGVAHEINNPNSFITYNTPLLEETWRIFEPILREYSDTHPGWQKDGLGFEELLEDMREIIRAIRIGSERINRVVSDLKDFARMDESVHTRPVQVNEVVEKTLRIVGAQLRKSVGEIEIRLGEGLPEIDGHLQKLEQVVANLLVNASQAVPDKARGKVSIRTRYLERLRAVLIEVEDNGRGMEAKVVDRIFDPFFTTRREERGTGLGLSVSHGLVEEHRGVIGVLSRPGRGSRFTVFLPVERDSQLHLEPTILSVRDNGKVQGKHGSLRAVVGAGWVEIPLESERVMEYLEGHPEVDTVLFEIVPPGMTGWELAVEVESRFPLVAVVLHTRSPDALKRGPDGIFQSGHLVQEPVETDRLLQVVGALGRQRL, via the coding sequence ATGGCTGCAAGATTCGGCTATGAAGAGTCGGAGCAGAGGGCCGGGGATGAGGTGAGCAAACGGCCCCGTCGTCTCGAAGAGTTGGTGAAAGAGCGTACGGCGGAACTCCAAAGGGAGATCGACCGGCGAAAGAAGACCGAGGCTGAGTTGCGCAAGCTCTCGCGGGCCGTGGAGGAGAGCCCGGCAAGCGTGGTCATTACGGACACAATGGGGACCATAGAGTACGTCAACAAGAAATTTGCACGGCTCACAGGGTACACGGCTGGCGAAGCAATTGGACAGAATCCATCAATCCTGAAGTCCGGCAGACAGTCTCCGGGATTCTACCAGGAGTTGTGGGAGACGATCACTCATGGAAACGAGTGGCGCGGGGAGTTCCTCAACAAGAAGAAAAACGGGGATCTTTACTGGGAAGCCGCCTCGATCTCTCCCATCAAGAATGACCGTGGTACGATTACCCATTTCGTCGGAGTCAAGGAAGACATAACCGATCGCAAGGGGGCGGAGGAGGCACTGAGGAGGGCCCACGAAGAGCTTGAACAATATGTGAAGGAGCGTACTGAAGAGCTGGTCAGAGCAAATGAGCAACTGAGGCGTGAGGTGGAGGAGCGTAAGCGGGCCGAGGATGCGCTCCGGGAGAGCGAAGCACGGTTCCGGCAGCTCGCCGAGAACATCGAGGATGTCTTCTGGTTGCGCAGTGCGGACCTGACCGAGGTATTCTACGTAAGCCCGGCATACGAGAAGGTTTGGGGGCGCACCTGCCGGAGCCTGTACGATCGGCACATGATCTGGTTCGAGGGTGTTCATCCGGATGACCGGGAGCACGTAAAGAACGCCCTCATGAGAGTGAGAGTGGAGGAATCCGGTTTTGAACATCGGATCGTACGACCGGACGGTTCCGCGCGGTGGGTGCGAATTCGTTCGTTCCCGATTCGTGACGAGTCAGGCAAAGTCTATCGTATCGCGGGCATCGCCTCGGATGTCACAGAGGAGAAACGGCTTCGACAGGAATCGGAGCGCCGCCAGCAACAGATCATCCAGGCCGACAGACTTTCCTCGCTGGGACAGGTAGTGGCGGGTGTGGCCCATGAAATCAACAACCCCAACAGTTTTATCACCTATAATACCCCCCTCCTGGAAGAGACCTGGAGGATCTTCGAGCCGATTCTCAGGGAATATTCGGACACCCACCCAGGGTGGCAGAAGGACGGCCTGGGTTTCGAGGAACTGCTCGAGGACATGCGGGAGATCATCAGAGCGATCCGCATAGGTTCTGAACGAATCAACAGGGTAGTCTCAGACCTTAAGGATTTTGCCCGGATGGACGAAAGCGTTCACACCAGGCCGGTCCAGGTGAACGAAGTTGTCGAAAAGACGCTCAGGATAGTGGGTGCCCAACTGAGAAAATCGGTCGGGGAGATAGAGATCCGCCTCGGTGAGGGTTTGCCGGAAATCGACGGCCACCTTCAGAAACTCGAGCAGGTGGTGGCGAACCTGCTCGTGAATGCCTCCCAGGCCGTCCCCGACAAGGCCCGGGGGAAGGTTTCCATTAGGACCCGGTATCTCGAGAGACTCCGGGCCGTGCTGATAGAAGTCGAGGACAACGGCAGAGGCATGGAGGCCAAGGTGGTTGACCGGATCTTCGATCCTTTCTTTACTACCCGGAGGGAAGAAAGGGGCACCGGACTGGGACTTTCCGTCTCCCACGGCCTGGTCGAGGAGCACAGAGGGGTGATCGGGGTGCTTTCACGACCCGGTCGGGGAAGCCGTTTTACCGTGTTTCTTCCCGTCGAGAGGGACTCCCAACTGCACCTCGAGCCGACCATCCTCTCTGTAAGAGACAATGGAAAGGTGCAGGGGAAGCATGGATCGCTCCGGGCAGTAGTTGGGGCGGGCTGGGTTGAGATCCCCCTCGAATCGGAACGCGTGATGGAATACCTGGAGGGGCACCCCGAGGTGGATACGGTTTTGTTCGAGATCGTGCCTCCGGGGATGACCGGCTGGGAGCTCGCAGTAGAGGTGGAATCCCGCTTCCCTCTGGTGGCCGTCGTCCTCCATACGAGGTCTCCCGACGCGCTCAAACGCGGACCCGATGGTATATTCCAATCCGGACACCTGGTACAGGAGCCGGTGGAGACCGACCGGTTGCTCCAGGTGGTTGGTGCCCTCGGGAGGCAAAGGCTATGA
- a CDS encoding sigma-54-dependent Fis family transcriptional regulator → MRILIVDDEQMALTSVKRILRHRNFRDVEVCDNGRDAVRLIKEKDFDIVLLDIIMPEVDGLEVLEATKPYRPATEFIMLTAVDDVSLSVKAVHLGAYDYLVKPVDNDRLLLSIERAYERKGLRTGLAGAGSARKKRQIPPAFADTITRDPRMIELLHYADTMARSGNPFLITGESGTGKELLARGIHRVGPSPDGPFIAVNVGSVPESLFEGQFFGYVKGAYTGATVDHAGYFEQAHGGTLFLDEIGELAPNLQVKFLRTLEEKAIIRLGEKKVRQVDVRIASSTNTDLDRAVQEGRFRLDLFYRLNSAHVHLPPLRERAQDIPLLADHFLRAACSRHKKEVRGFSPEAMDLLTKMRFPGNIRELAQVVERCVLLADSTLILPRHLEGGESSVVSFGRTLCTLKENDEIHVAYVLNQTRGNRREAARILGVTVRQVQRKLARMKKDPRWKGELGGL, encoded by the coding sequence ATGAGAATTCTCATTGTCGACGACGAACAAATGGCTCTCACCTCGGTGAAGCGCATCCTGAGGCATCGAAACTTCAGGGACGTGGAGGTATGCGACAACGGCCGGGACGCCGTCCGTCTGATCAAGGAGAAAGACTTCGATATCGTCCTGCTCGATATCATCATGCCGGAGGTGGACGGGCTGGAGGTGCTGGAGGCCACAAAGCCGTACAGACCTGCGACGGAGTTTATCATGTTGACCGCGGTGGATGATGTATCTCTCTCGGTAAAGGCCGTCCACCTCGGTGCCTACGACTATCTGGTCAAGCCGGTGGACAACGATCGGCTTCTCCTTTCAATCGAACGGGCCTATGAACGTAAAGGCCTGCGAACGGGTCTGGCAGGCGCGGGCTCTGCCAGAAAGAAACGGCAAATACCCCCTGCCTTTGCGGACACGATTACTCGGGACCCTCGTATGATCGAACTGCTTCACTATGCCGATACGATGGCTCGAAGCGGCAATCCCTTTCTCATCACAGGGGAGTCTGGAACCGGCAAGGAGTTGCTTGCCCGGGGAATCCACCGGGTGGGTCCATCCCCTGACGGGCCCTTCATAGCGGTAAATGTCGGCTCTGTGCCGGAATCCCTGTTCGAAGGCCAGTTTTTCGGATACGTGAAGGGCGCCTATACGGGCGCCACAGTGGATCATGCCGGATATTTCGAGCAGGCTCACGGCGGAACACTATTCTTGGATGAGATCGGGGAATTGGCTCCCAACCTCCAGGTCAAGTTCCTCCGGACACTGGAGGAAAAAGCGATCATCAGACTCGGCGAGAAGAAAGTCAGGCAGGTGGATGTTCGGATCGCATCGTCAACCAACACGGACCTGGACAGGGCCGTACAGGAAGGCAGATTCAGGCTGGATCTCTTCTATCGGCTCAATTCAGCCCACGTGCACCTCCCGCCTCTGCGGGAGAGGGCCCAAGACATTCCTCTCTTGGCCGATCATTTTCTGAGAGCGGCCTGTTCGCGCCACAAAAAGGAGGTACGGGGTTTCAGCCCCGAAGCCATGGATCTGTTGACCAAGATGCGTTTCCCGGGCAATATCCGCGAACTCGCACAGGTAGTCGAACGGTGCGTGCTCCTCGCCGATTCGACCCTCATCCTGCCCCGGCACCTGGAGGGAGGTGAATCCTCTGTTGTTTCCTTTGGACGAACACTCTGCACCCTGAAGGAGAACGACGAGATTCACGTGGCTTACGTGCTCAACCAGACTCGGGGCAATCGCAGGGAGGCGGCCCGGATCCTCGGCGTTACCGTAAGGCAGGTTCAACGCAAGCTCGCCCGGATGAAGAAGGACCCGAGGTGGAAAGGAGAGCTCGGAGGTTTATGA
- a CDS encoding efflux RND transporter periplasmic adaptor subunit — protein sequence MKPDNRTRTRHASSRLFPALVCLIASVGLLITSCGKGEEEVAREVIRPVKIMTVPSSGAISGLTLPGKVRASRRVELAFKVVGGRLIELPVEGKEGKFVKKGDLLARVDPKDFQVEIRNVQGKLGEARAALKLAKSEYERVLRIKKKDPGAVSGALVDKRREAVSRAQARIKSLKAVVEDAKNRLGYTYLRAPFSGVIAKRYVDNFQEVQPKQPIVSLEDIYRVEILVDVPENVMAMAKEQQKGTVTAVAEFPTAPGKQYPLKLKEYATKADPATQTYQVVFELPQPESINVFPGMTATVVLSPRGEETQETQILIPAGAVLAEPDGKNYVWVVDPENMTVHKQSVKVGSLTGSENIVIQEGLKGGEKIVVAGVLKLQEGMKVRLWDQQ from the coding sequence ATGAAACCAGACAACAGAACCCGAACCCGCCACGCATCGAGCCGCCTCTTCCCGGCATTGGTCTGCCTGATCGCATCGGTGGGGCTTCTTATCACTTCCTGCGGAAAAGGGGAAGAGGAAGTTGCAAGAGAGGTTATCAGGCCGGTCAAGATCATGACCGTCCCATCGAGCGGCGCTATTTCAGGCCTGACGCTTCCGGGCAAGGTACGGGCGTCCAGGCGTGTGGAGCTGGCATTCAAGGTGGTGGGAGGGAGGCTCATAGAACTCCCGGTCGAAGGGAAAGAGGGGAAGTTTGTGAAAAAAGGCGACCTCCTGGCACGTGTCGATCCAAAGGATTTTCAGGTTGAAATTCGAAATGTCCAGGGTAAACTCGGAGAAGCCAGGGCTGCTTTGAAACTTGCCAAAAGCGAGTACGAGCGTGTCCTGAGGATCAAGAAGAAAGACCCGGGTGCGGTGAGCGGGGCGCTGGTCGACAAGAGGCGGGAAGCGGTAAGCCGTGCCCAGGCCAGGATCAAGTCGCTGAAAGCCGTAGTGGAAGACGCAAAAAACAGGTTGGGCTACACCTATCTGAGGGCCCCTTTCTCCGGAGTGATTGCCAAACGGTACGTGGACAACTTCCAGGAAGTCCAACCCAAGCAGCCCATCGTAAGCCTCGAGGATATATACCGAGTGGAGATCCTGGTCGATGTGCCGGAAAACGTGATGGCCATGGCAAAAGAACAACAAAAGGGGACGGTCACCGCCGTGGCCGAGTTCCCGACCGCCCCGGGCAAGCAGTACCCCTTGAAGCTCAAGGAATATGCAACCAAGGCGGACCCCGCCACTCAGACCTATCAGGTGGTGTTCGAGTTGCCGCAGCCCGAAAGTATCAATGTCTTCCCGGGAATGACCGCCACCGTGGTGCTTTCACCCCGAGGGGAAGAGACACAGGAGACACAGATCCTCATACCCGCCGGCGCGGTTCTCGCTGAACCGGACGGTAAGAACTATGTGTGGGTAGTCGACCCGGAAAACATGACGGTACACAAACAGAGCGTCAAGGTGGGCAGCCTGACCGGTTCTGAGAACATAGTCATCCAGGAGGGTCTCAAGGGCGGCGAAAAGATCGTCGTCGCCGGGGTCCTGAAACTGCAGGAAGGCATGAAAGTCAGGTTGTGGGACCAGCAATAA
- a CDS encoding efflux RND transporter permease subunit, which translates to MNLAELSIKKSVITWTLTILLLVVGFYSYERLPRLEDPEFAIKEAVVLTPYPGASAQEVEKEVTEKIEKAAQELGQLKRVESYSERGLSTVKVVIKDKYSKSALPQVWDELRRKVNDYQRELPPGAGPSIVNDDFGDVYGVYFALTGQGFTYAELKKVAELLKRELITVQDVKKIVFFGVQQEAIYVELSKTKMSSLGITPDEIFSALQAKNIPADAGRIKIGSEYVPIYPSGIYKSEKDFGGLLIGSKGGRLIYLKDVAEIRRDYVDPPKSILLVDGQPAIGIAISTVEGGNVVTMGQAIEKRIHELLGQIPLGMDLEVISNQAESVVKSVNGFVVNLIEAVAIVVIVLLFFMGLRSGFIIGFILALTIAATFVVMGYYQITLERISLGALIIALGMLVDNAIVVVDGMKVRMEQGMDGLEAAKRVVAQNAVPLLGATAVAVLAFASIGGMTNNTGEYTRSLYYVILISLSLSWLTAVTSTPLLVKTFLKTRQAGGRDDKAADPYGGKFYRLYRKGVMTAIRFRWVTIGVVVGLFAVALFGFGFLDNLFFPPSTRPQFMVEIQFREGTYIRDTEKQVKEIEVYLRKIEGVTATASAIGSGHPRFLLTYSVPIDAGSHYALVLVTVDDHRTIDRIYQKVQSDLEIMFPDAVINVKKFNLGPGSGGKIQLRINGPDPAELRRMAEIAKAIISADPDTKAVRDEWGNKVKTVRPILAEDRARRLGIDRRMASLVLQANYSGTLAGVFREGIELIPIYARAPAKDRQTVEDMLDISLISPITHEKVPMLQVINGLQTGNEDSRISRYNRRSMIKIHADARRGLPSEVMERVKPKIEKALGVDVEQYLGKNIPEDKWDAGTIPVKYDDIIPLKDKPGYFIAWSGEAEDSAYATSELAKSIPIYFGMMILVVIFLFNAFRQPLIIWLTVPLAIIGVTAGLLIFKQPFGFMALLGVMSLAGMLIKNAIVLIDQIDLEIREGKGRFQAIVDSGVSRMRPVSMAALTTIMGMLPLLQDGFFIAMAVTIMFGLGFATVLTLIFVPVLYATFFRVPYEKNTA; encoded by the coding sequence ATGAATCTCGCGGAACTCTCAATCAAGAAGAGCGTAATCACCTGGACGCTGACCATCCTCCTTCTGGTCGTGGGTTTTTATTCCTACGAAAGACTGCCCCGGCTGGAGGACCCGGAATTTGCGATCAAAGAGGCGGTGGTTCTGACACCCTATCCCGGCGCTTCGGCCCAAGAGGTGGAAAAAGAAGTCACCGAGAAAATAGAAAAGGCGGCCCAGGAACTGGGCCAGCTCAAACGGGTCGAGTCCTATTCCGAGAGGGGGCTTTCAACGGTCAAGGTCGTCATCAAGGACAAGTACAGCAAATCCGCCCTGCCCCAGGTCTGGGATGAGCTCCGGCGCAAGGTCAACGACTATCAGAGGGAGCTGCCCCCCGGTGCCGGACCCTCCATCGTCAATGACGACTTCGGCGACGTTTACGGAGTCTACTTCGCCTTGACCGGCCAGGGGTTTACCTATGCAGAGCTGAAAAAAGTGGCCGAGCTGCTCAAACGGGAGCTTATCACCGTGCAAGACGTCAAGAAGATCGTCTTTTTCGGTGTCCAGCAGGAGGCCATTTACGTAGAGCTGTCCAAGACGAAGATGTCCAGTCTCGGGATCACCCCTGATGAGATCTTCAGCGCTCTTCAAGCCAAGAACATACCGGCCGATGCGGGTCGCATCAAGATCGGCAGTGAATACGTGCCCATATATCCGAGCGGTATCTATAAATCGGAAAAGGACTTCGGTGGCCTCCTCATCGGCAGCAAGGGGGGCAGACTGATCTACCTCAAAGACGTGGCCGAAATTCGGAGGGACTATGTCGACCCGCCGAAAAGCATCCTGCTGGTCGACGGCCAACCCGCTATCGGCATCGCGATCTCCACGGTCGAGGGCGGCAACGTGGTCACCATGGGCCAGGCAATCGAAAAACGGATTCACGAACTGCTGGGTCAGATTCCTCTGGGGATGGATCTGGAAGTCATCTCCAATCAGGCCGAGAGCGTCGTCAAGTCGGTCAACGGTTTTGTGGTCAACCTGATCGAGGCCGTGGCCATTGTAGTCATCGTCCTTCTGTTTTTCATGGGGTTGCGCAGCGGTTTTATCATAGGATTCATACTCGCCCTGACCATTGCCGCCACTTTTGTTGTGATGGGCTACTACCAGATCACCCTGGAAAGGATATCTCTGGGAGCCCTTATCATCGCGCTGGGAATGCTGGTCGACAACGCCATCGTGGTGGTGGACGGGATGAAGGTCCGAATGGAGCAGGGCATGGATGGCCTGGAAGCGGCCAAAAGGGTGGTGGCCCAGAACGCCGTCCCGCTCTTGGGCGCAACCGCAGTTGCCGTGCTGGCGTTTGCCTCAATCGGGGGCATGACCAACAACACCGGTGAGTACACCAGGTCCCTCTACTACGTTATTCTGATCTCCCTGTCCCTGAGCTGGCTTACCGCGGTGACTTCAACGCCGCTACTCGTCAAGACCTTTCTCAAAACAAGGCAGGCGGGCGGGCGAGACGACAAGGCGGCCGATCCATATGGGGGGAAATTCTACCGGCTTTACCGTAAGGGTGTAATGACGGCCATCCGATTCCGGTGGGTCACGATCGGTGTGGTCGTCGGCCTGTTTGCGGTAGCTCTGTTCGGGTTCGGATTTCTCGACAACCTGTTTTTCCCGCCGTCCACACGGCCGCAGTTCATGGTTGAAATCCAGTTCCGGGAGGGCACCTACATCAGGGACACGGAAAAACAGGTCAAAGAGATCGAGGTCTACCTGAGAAAGATCGAGGGTGTAACCGCCACCGCATCTGCCATCGGGTCGGGGCATCCCCGTTTTCTTTTGACCTATAGTGTACCGATAGATGCTGGGAGCCACTACGCCCTGGTCCTCGTCACAGTGGATGATCATAGAACCATAGACCGAATCTACCAGAAGGTCCAGTCCGACCTGGAAATCATGTTTCCGGATGCCGTCATCAACGTCAAGAAATTCAATCTTGGCCCTGGGAGCGGCGGCAAGATCCAGCTCCGCATCAACGGGCCTGATCCGGCGGAGCTACGCCGGATGGCCGAGATCGCCAAAGCGATCATCTCCGCTGATCCGGACACAAAGGCCGTTCGCGACGAGTGGGGTAACAAGGTCAAAACGGTTCGTCCCATACTTGCAGAGGACCGGGCCCGAAGACTGGGAATCGACCGCCGAATGGCCTCTCTGGTGCTTCAGGCAAACTACTCGGGGACCCTGGCCGGGGTCTTTCGTGAAGGGATCGAGCTGATCCCGATTTATGCGCGGGCACCCGCAAAGGATCGCCAGACCGTTGAGGACATGCTCGACATCTCGCTCATCAGTCCGATTACCCATGAAAAGGTTCCGATGCTCCAGGTGATAAACGGGTTGCAGACCGGAAACGAGGACAGCCGTATTTCGAGATACAACCGGCGGTCTATGATAAAGATCCATGCGGATGCCCGAAGGGGCCTGCCGTCGGAGGTGATGGAGCGGGTCAAGCCCAAGATAGAGAAGGCCCTCGGGGTCGATGTGGAGCAGTATCTCGGCAAGAACATTCCCGAGGACAAGTGGGACGCCGGCACCATCCCGGTCAAATACGACGACATCATCCCCCTGAAAGACAAGCCCGGCTATTTTATCGCCTGGTCGGGAGAAGCCGAGGACTCTGCCTATGCGACGAGCGAGCTGGCCAAGTCGATTCCCATCTACTTCGGAATGATGATCCTGGTCGTCATCTTTCTTTTCAACGCCTTCCGGCAGCCCTTGATCATATGGTTGACCGTACCCCTTGCCATCATCGGGGTCACTGCGGGGTTGTTGATATTCAAGCAGCCCTTCGGGTTCATGGCGCTGCTGGGTGTGATGAGCCTGGCCGGGATGCTGATCAAGAACGCCATCGTGCTGATCGACCAGATCGATCTGGAGATCCGGGAAGGAAAGGGACGCTTTCAGGCGATCGTCGATTCCGGGGTCAGCCGTATGCGCCCCGTATCCATGGCGGCCCTGACTACCATCATGGGCATGCTCCCGCTGCTCCAGGATGGGTTCTTCATCGCCATGGCGGTAACCATCATGTTCGGGCTGGGCTTTGCCACCGTGCTGACCTTGATTTTCGTACCGGTCCTCTACGCCACTTTTTTCAGGGTGCCGTACGAAAAGAATACAGCGTAG